In Vicinamibacteria bacterium, the following proteins share a genomic window:
- the cyoE gene encoding heme o synthase, whose protein sequence is MSSPALAASRASAADYLELTKPRITLLVVFTALVGFVMASPGRVSGAVLTPALLGIALVAGGASALNMLLERDTDALMQRTRPRPLPAGRLRPVEALLFGLILSGLGLGTLAWLSGWLCAAVALATWASYLFLYTPLKRRTSLSTLVGAVPGALPPVIGWTATGAGLEPGAYALFAIVFLWQVPHTLAIAWIYRDDYARGGLPVLPVLDREGHLTGRQAVLHCLALLLVSLAPAVAGRAGVVYLAGAAAMGVVLLGFAVRLAVLRSLAAARGLFLASVTYLPALFLLLLADRR, encoded by the coding sequence ATGAGCAGCCCCGCTCTCGCCGCCAGCCGAGCCTCGGCCGCCGACTACCTGGAGTTGACGAAGCCCCGGATCACCCTCCTTGTGGTCTTTACCGCTTTGGTCGGCTTCGTGATGGCCTCGCCCGGCCGGGTGTCGGGGGCCGTTCTCACCCCCGCGCTCTTGGGGATCGCGCTCGTAGCGGGGGGCGCGAGCGCGCTCAACATGCTCCTGGAGCGGGATACCGACGCCCTCATGCAGCGCACCCGCCCGCGCCCCTTGCCGGCCGGGCGTCTGCGCCCGGTCGAAGCGCTGCTCTTTGGCCTGATCCTGAGCGGGCTGGGGCTGGGGACGCTGGCCTGGCTCTCGGGGTGGCTCTGCGCAGCCGTGGCCCTGGCTACCTGGGCGAGCTACCTCTTTCTTTACACGCCCCTGAAGCGGCGGACCTCGCTCTCCACCTTGGTGGGCGCCGTGCCGGGGGCGCTGCCCCCTGTGATCGGCTGGACCGCCACGGGCGCTGGCCTCGAACCGGGCGCTTACGCTCTCTTCGCGATCGTGTTTCTCTGGCAGGTTCCCCACACCCTGGCCATTGCCTGGATCTACCGCGACGACTACGCGCGCGGAGGGCTGCCCGTGCTCCCGGTCCTGGATCGAGAGGGACACCTGACCGGACGACAGGCCGTCCTCCACTGCCTCGCCCTTCTCCTCGTGAGCTTGGCCCCGGCCGTAGCCGGTCGCGCGGGCGTGGTCTACCTGGCGGGCGCGGCCGCCATGGGAGTGGTGCTTCTCGGGTTCGCCGTCCGCCTGGCCGTGCTCCGCAGCCTGGCCGCGGCGCGTGGCCTCTTCCTGGCCTCCGTCACCTACTTGCCGGCGCTCTTCCTCCTTCTGCTGGCCGATCGGCGTTGA